The Vigna radiata var. radiata cultivar VC1973A unplaced genomic scaffold, Vradiata_ver6 scaffold_122, whole genome shotgun sequence genome window below encodes:
- the LOC106753000 gene encoding phosphopantothenoylcysteine decarboxylase — MDCSDHASKMAKSATGSSAIRRRPRVLIAACGSVAAVKFGHVCRCFAEWAEIRAVVTKSSLRFISVQTFPKEIHVFWDDNEWNTWKRIGDRVVHIELIRWAEIMVIAPLSANTLGKIAGGLCDNLLTCIVRAWDYTKPLFVAPSMNSIMWKNPFTERHCMTIDELGISLIPPVAHRGANGDMEHGAMAEPSTIYSTVRLYYELKMQ, encoded by the exons ATGGATTGCTCTGATCATGCAAGTAAAATGGCAAAATCCGCAACAGGGAGTAGTGCTATCCGGAGGAGGCCTCGGGTACTAATTGCTGCTTGTGGAAGTGTTGCTGCTGTAAAATTTGGACATGTTTGCCGTTGTTTTGCAGAATGGGCAGAAATAAGGGCAGTTGTTACAAAATCATCCTTGCGTTTTATTTCTGTACAAACATTTCCTAAGGAGATTCATGTATTTTGGGATGATAATGAATGGAACACTTGGAAAAGGATAGGTGATCGTGTGGTTCATATTGAGCTTATTAGATGGGCTGAAATCATGGTTATTGCTCCATTGTCAGCGAATACTCTTGGTAAG ATAGCAGGCGGGTTATGTGACAATCTTCTGACATGCATTGTGAGAGCATGGGACTACACGAAGCCACTTTTTGTGGCACCATCCATGAACTCTATCATGTGGAAAAACCCTTTCACAGAACGGCATTGCATGACCATTGATGAGCTTGGGATCTCTCTCATCCCACCTGTCGCACATAGGGGAGCTAATGGGGATATGGAGCATGGAGCAATGGCTGAACCTTCTACCATTTACTCAACTGTGAGGCTTTATTATGAATTAAAGATGCAGTAA